One genomic window of Cinclus cinclus chromosome 6, bCinCin1.1, whole genome shotgun sequence includes the following:
- the PRPF39 gene encoding pre-mRNA-processing factor 39 isoform X1, giving the protein MPGAPGSSELVIRRRAVPQEHRWLCSHRIQSHSGAMENAESAEEEQPTVGSESAEPSAESTAEEQHMDFSTEIMSVTEMEQSPDSSPDLHEDSTQESEIPNIESLQTTDIEADFPPDFDKFWKVVEDNPQDFTGWVYLLQYVEQENHLPAARKAFDRFFSHYPYCYGYWKKYADLEKRHDNVKQSDEVYRRGLQAIPLSVDLWIHYINFLKETLDPADPETNSTIRGAYEHAVLAAGTDFRSDRLWEMYINWENDQGNLREVTSIYDRILGIPTQLYSHHFQRFKEHIQNNLPRDFLTTEQFVQLRRELAAASGHSGEDREELPCGTEDITDPAKLITEIENMRHRIIEIHQEIFNHNEHEVSKRWTFEEAIKRPYFHVKPLEKIQLKNWKEYLEFEIENGTHERVVVLFERCVISCALYEDFWIKYAKYMENHSIEGVRHVYSRACTIHLPKKPMVHMLWAAFEEQQGNIDEARRILKTFEECILGLAMIRLRRVSLERRHGNMEEAEQLLEDAVRNAKSVSEASFYAIKLARHLFKVQKNLPKARKVLSEAIELDKENTKLYLNLLEMEYSGDLKQNEENILSCFDKAVHGALSIKMRITFSQRKVEFLEDFGSDVNKLLDAYDEHQALLKEQETLKRRAENGSEEPDEKKLLTEEAGLASAQLMDGDMQVNQAAYNYNAWYQYNYQNAWNYGQYYHTT; this is encoded by the exons ATGCCTGGAGCACCCGGGAGCTCCGAGCTGGTGATTCGGAGGcgggctgtgccccaggagcaccGCTGGCTCTGTTCCCACAGGATCCAGTCGCACAGCGGCGCCATGGAGAACGCAGAGAGCGCGGAGGAGGAGCAGCCCACTGTGGGCAGTGAGAGCGCGGAGCCCAGCGCCGAGAGCACGGCCGAGGAGCAGCACATGGACTTCAGCACTGAGATCATGAGTGTCACCGAGATGGAGCAGTCCCCGGACAGCTCCCCCGACCTCCACGAGGACAGCACGCAGGAGAGCGAAATTCCAAACATTGAGAGCTTGCAGACCACAGATATCGAGGCTGACTTCCCTCCGGATTTTGACAAGTTTTGGAAAGTGGTAGAGGACAATCCGCAGGATTTCACGGGATGGGTTTATCTACTGCAGTACGTAGAGCAGGAG AACCACttgccagcagccaggaaagccTTTGACAGGTTTTTCTCACACTACCCCTACTGCTATGGGTACTGGAAGAAGTACGCAGACCTGGAGAAGCGCCACGACAACGTCAAGCAGTCAGACGAG GTCTATCGCCGAGGGCTTCAGGCAATTCCTCTTAGTGTTGATCTTTGGATACATTATATAAACTTCCTAAAGGAGACCTTGGACCCTGCTGATCCTGAAACGAACAGTACCATCCGGGG GGCCTATGAAcatgcagtgctggctgctgggacagatttccgTTCTGACAGACTCTGGGAAATGTATATAAACTGGGAAAATGACCAGGGAAACCTAAGGGAAGTGACATCCATCTATGACCGCATCCTGGGAATCCCAACACAGCTCTACAGCCATCACTTCCAGAG GTTTAAAGAGCACATCCAGAACAACCTGCCCCGAGACTTCCTGACCACGGAGCAGTTTGTGCAGCTGCGCCGGGAGCTGGCGGCCGCCAGCGGCCACAGCGGGGAGGACAGGGAGGAGCTGCCCTGTGGCACCGAGGACATCACTGACCCTGCCAAG CTAATCACTGAGATAGAGAACATGAGGCACAGAATCATTGAGATCCATCAGGAGATATTTAACCACAACGAGCATGAAGTCAGTAAGAGGTGGACGTTTGAGGAAGCG ATCAAGAGGCCTTACTTTCACGTAAAACCTCTGGagaaaattcagctgaaaaacTGGAAAGAGTACTTAGAGTTTGAGATAGAGAATGGCACTCACGAGCGAGTCGTGGTCCTCTTTGAGAGATGTGTCATTTCATGTGCCCTCTATGAGGACTTCTGGATCAAG TATGCCAAATACATGGAGAACCACAGCATCGAGGGCGTGAGGCACGTGTACAGCAGGGCCTGCACCATCCACCTGCCCAAGAAGCCCATGGTGCACATGCTGTGGGCTGCCTTCGAGGAGCAGCAGG GCAACATTGATGAAGCCAGAAGGATCCTGAAGACGTTTGAGGAGTGCATCCTGGGGCTGGCCATGATCCGCCTGCGCAGGGTGAGCCTGGAGCGCCGGCACGGCAAcatggaggaggcagagcagctgctggaagatgCTGTCAGGAATGCCAAGTCCGTCAGCGAAGCCTCCTTCTATGCCATCAAACTCGCCCGGCACCTCTTCAAAGTGCAGAAAAACCTGCCAAAGGCAAGAAAAGTGCTGTCAGAAGCCATAGAACTGGACAAA GAAAACACCAAACTGTACCTGAACCTGCTGGAGATGGAGTACAGTGGTGACCTCAAGCAGAACGAGGAGAACATCCTGAGCTGCTTTGACAAGGCCGTCCATGGGGCTTTGTCCATCAAAATGAGGATCACGTTCTCACAGAGAAAAGTGGAATTCCTGGAAGATTTTGGGTCTGATGTGAACAA GCTCCTGGATGCCTACGACGAGCACCAGGCACTGCTGAAGGAGCAGGAGACGCTGAAGCGGCGAGCAGAGAACGG CTCGGAGGAGCCCGATGAGAAGAAGCTGCTGACGGAGGAGGCGGGGCTGGCGTCGGCGCAGCTCATGGATGGGGACATGCAGGTCAACCAGGCCGCCTACAACTACAACGCCTGGTACCAG TACAACTATCAGAACGCCTGGAATTACGGACAGTATTACCACACAACCTGA
- the PRPF39 gene encoding pre-mRNA-processing factor 39 isoform X2 codes for MENAESAEEEQPTVGSESAEPSAESTAEEQHMDFSTEIMSVTEMEQSPDSSPDLHEDSTQESEIPNIESLQTTDIEADFPPDFDKFWKVVEDNPQDFTGWVYLLQYVEQENHLPAARKAFDRFFSHYPYCYGYWKKYADLEKRHDNVKQSDEVYRRGLQAIPLSVDLWIHYINFLKETLDPADPETNSTIRGAYEHAVLAAGTDFRSDRLWEMYINWENDQGNLREVTSIYDRILGIPTQLYSHHFQRFKEHIQNNLPRDFLTTEQFVQLRRELAAASGHSGEDREELPCGTEDITDPAKLITEIENMRHRIIEIHQEIFNHNEHEVSKRWTFEEAIKRPYFHVKPLEKIQLKNWKEYLEFEIENGTHERVVVLFERCVISCALYEDFWIKYAKYMENHSIEGVRHVYSRACTIHLPKKPMVHMLWAAFEEQQGNIDEARRILKTFEECILGLAMIRLRRVSLERRHGNMEEAEQLLEDAVRNAKSVSEASFYAIKLARHLFKVQKNLPKARKVLSEAIELDKENTKLYLNLLEMEYSGDLKQNEENILSCFDKAVHGALSIKMRITFSQRKVEFLEDFGSDVNKLLDAYDEHQALLKEQETLKRRAENGSEEPDEKKLLTEEAGLASAQLMDGDMQVNQAAYNYNAWYQYNYQNAWNYGQYYHTT; via the exons ATGGAGAACGCAGAGAGCGCGGAGGAGGAGCAGCCCACTGTGGGCAGTGAGAGCGCGGAGCCCAGCGCCGAGAGCACGGCCGAGGAGCAGCACATGGACTTCAGCACTGAGATCATGAGTGTCACCGAGATGGAGCAGTCCCCGGACAGCTCCCCCGACCTCCACGAGGACAGCACGCAGGAGAGCGAAATTCCAAACATTGAGAGCTTGCAGACCACAGATATCGAGGCTGACTTCCCTCCGGATTTTGACAAGTTTTGGAAAGTGGTAGAGGACAATCCGCAGGATTTCACGGGATGGGTTTATCTACTGCAGTACGTAGAGCAGGAG AACCACttgccagcagccaggaaagccTTTGACAGGTTTTTCTCACACTACCCCTACTGCTATGGGTACTGGAAGAAGTACGCAGACCTGGAGAAGCGCCACGACAACGTCAAGCAGTCAGACGAG GTCTATCGCCGAGGGCTTCAGGCAATTCCTCTTAGTGTTGATCTTTGGATACATTATATAAACTTCCTAAAGGAGACCTTGGACCCTGCTGATCCTGAAACGAACAGTACCATCCGGGG GGCCTATGAAcatgcagtgctggctgctgggacagatttccgTTCTGACAGACTCTGGGAAATGTATATAAACTGGGAAAATGACCAGGGAAACCTAAGGGAAGTGACATCCATCTATGACCGCATCCTGGGAATCCCAACACAGCTCTACAGCCATCACTTCCAGAG GTTTAAAGAGCACATCCAGAACAACCTGCCCCGAGACTTCCTGACCACGGAGCAGTTTGTGCAGCTGCGCCGGGAGCTGGCGGCCGCCAGCGGCCACAGCGGGGAGGACAGGGAGGAGCTGCCCTGTGGCACCGAGGACATCACTGACCCTGCCAAG CTAATCACTGAGATAGAGAACATGAGGCACAGAATCATTGAGATCCATCAGGAGATATTTAACCACAACGAGCATGAAGTCAGTAAGAGGTGGACGTTTGAGGAAGCG ATCAAGAGGCCTTACTTTCACGTAAAACCTCTGGagaaaattcagctgaaaaacTGGAAAGAGTACTTAGAGTTTGAGATAGAGAATGGCACTCACGAGCGAGTCGTGGTCCTCTTTGAGAGATGTGTCATTTCATGTGCCCTCTATGAGGACTTCTGGATCAAG TATGCCAAATACATGGAGAACCACAGCATCGAGGGCGTGAGGCACGTGTACAGCAGGGCCTGCACCATCCACCTGCCCAAGAAGCCCATGGTGCACATGCTGTGGGCTGCCTTCGAGGAGCAGCAGG GCAACATTGATGAAGCCAGAAGGATCCTGAAGACGTTTGAGGAGTGCATCCTGGGGCTGGCCATGATCCGCCTGCGCAGGGTGAGCCTGGAGCGCCGGCACGGCAAcatggaggaggcagagcagctgctggaagatgCTGTCAGGAATGCCAAGTCCGTCAGCGAAGCCTCCTTCTATGCCATCAAACTCGCCCGGCACCTCTTCAAAGTGCAGAAAAACCTGCCAAAGGCAAGAAAAGTGCTGTCAGAAGCCATAGAACTGGACAAA GAAAACACCAAACTGTACCTGAACCTGCTGGAGATGGAGTACAGTGGTGACCTCAAGCAGAACGAGGAGAACATCCTGAGCTGCTTTGACAAGGCCGTCCATGGGGCTTTGTCCATCAAAATGAGGATCACGTTCTCACAGAGAAAAGTGGAATTCCTGGAAGATTTTGGGTCTGATGTGAACAA GCTCCTGGATGCCTACGACGAGCACCAGGCACTGCTGAAGGAGCAGGAGACGCTGAAGCGGCGAGCAGAGAACGG CTCGGAGGAGCCCGATGAGAAGAAGCTGCTGACGGAGGAGGCGGGGCTGGCGTCGGCGCAGCTCATGGATGGGGACATGCAGGTCAACCAGGCCGCCTACAACTACAACGCCTGGTACCAG TACAACTATCAGAACGCCTGGAATTACGGACAGTATTACCACACAACCTGA
- the PRPF39 gene encoding pre-mRNA-processing factor 39 isoform X3, whose translation MQGPLRFEDQDSARGDQNIAMFYPTSTRMVYRRGLQAIPLSVDLWIHYINFLKETLDPADPETNSTIRGAYEHAVLAAGTDFRSDRLWEMYINWENDQGNLREVTSIYDRILGIPTQLYSHHFQRFKEHIQNNLPRDFLTTEQFVQLRRELAAASGHSGEDREELPCGTEDITDPAKLITEIENMRHRIIEIHQEIFNHNEHEVSKRWTFEEAIKRPYFHVKPLEKIQLKNWKEYLEFEIENGTHERVVVLFERCVISCALYEDFWIKYAKYMENHSIEGVRHVYSRACTIHLPKKPMVHMLWAAFEEQQGNIDEARRILKTFEECILGLAMIRLRRVSLERRHGNMEEAEQLLEDAVRNAKSVSEASFYAIKLARHLFKVQKNLPKARKVLSEAIELDKENTKLYLNLLEMEYSGDLKQNEENILSCFDKAVHGALSIKMRITFSQRKVEFLEDFGSDVNKLLDAYDEHQALLKEQETLKRRAENGSEEPDEKKLLTEEAGLASAQLMDGDMQVNQAAYNYNAWYQYNYQNAWNYGQYYHTT comes from the exons ATGCAGGGACCGCTGCGCTTTGAAGATCAAGACTCTGCACGTGGAGATCAGAACATTGCCATGTTCTATCCAACCTCCACCCGAATG GTCTATCGCCGAGGGCTTCAGGCAATTCCTCTTAGTGTTGATCTTTGGATACATTATATAAACTTCCTAAAGGAGACCTTGGACCCTGCTGATCCTGAAACGAACAGTACCATCCGGGG GGCCTATGAAcatgcagtgctggctgctgggacagatttccgTTCTGACAGACTCTGGGAAATGTATATAAACTGGGAAAATGACCAGGGAAACCTAAGGGAAGTGACATCCATCTATGACCGCATCCTGGGAATCCCAACACAGCTCTACAGCCATCACTTCCAGAG GTTTAAAGAGCACATCCAGAACAACCTGCCCCGAGACTTCCTGACCACGGAGCAGTTTGTGCAGCTGCGCCGGGAGCTGGCGGCCGCCAGCGGCCACAGCGGGGAGGACAGGGAGGAGCTGCCCTGTGGCACCGAGGACATCACTGACCCTGCCAAG CTAATCACTGAGATAGAGAACATGAGGCACAGAATCATTGAGATCCATCAGGAGATATTTAACCACAACGAGCATGAAGTCAGTAAGAGGTGGACGTTTGAGGAAGCG ATCAAGAGGCCTTACTTTCACGTAAAACCTCTGGagaaaattcagctgaaaaacTGGAAAGAGTACTTAGAGTTTGAGATAGAGAATGGCACTCACGAGCGAGTCGTGGTCCTCTTTGAGAGATGTGTCATTTCATGTGCCCTCTATGAGGACTTCTGGATCAAG TATGCCAAATACATGGAGAACCACAGCATCGAGGGCGTGAGGCACGTGTACAGCAGGGCCTGCACCATCCACCTGCCCAAGAAGCCCATGGTGCACATGCTGTGGGCTGCCTTCGAGGAGCAGCAGG GCAACATTGATGAAGCCAGAAGGATCCTGAAGACGTTTGAGGAGTGCATCCTGGGGCTGGCCATGATCCGCCTGCGCAGGGTGAGCCTGGAGCGCCGGCACGGCAAcatggaggaggcagagcagctgctggaagatgCTGTCAGGAATGCCAAGTCCGTCAGCGAAGCCTCCTTCTATGCCATCAAACTCGCCCGGCACCTCTTCAAAGTGCAGAAAAACCTGCCAAAGGCAAGAAAAGTGCTGTCAGAAGCCATAGAACTGGACAAA GAAAACACCAAACTGTACCTGAACCTGCTGGAGATGGAGTACAGTGGTGACCTCAAGCAGAACGAGGAGAACATCCTGAGCTGCTTTGACAAGGCCGTCCATGGGGCTTTGTCCATCAAAATGAGGATCACGTTCTCACAGAGAAAAGTGGAATTCCTGGAAGATTTTGGGTCTGATGTGAACAA GCTCCTGGATGCCTACGACGAGCACCAGGCACTGCTGAAGGAGCAGGAGACGCTGAAGCGGCGAGCAGAGAACGG CTCGGAGGAGCCCGATGAGAAGAAGCTGCTGACGGAGGAGGCGGGGCTGGCGTCGGCGCAGCTCATGGATGGGGACATGCAGGTCAACCAGGCCGCCTACAACTACAACGCCTGGTACCAG TACAACTATCAGAACGCCTGGAATTACGGACAGTATTACCACACAACCTGA
- the FKBP3 gene encoding peptidyl-prolyl cis-trans isomerase FKBP3 produces the protein MAAAAGPAQPWSAEELRSEALAKKEIIKFLQEHAAQAFLAEHKLLGQVKNVAKTANKEQLIAAYTQLFHTQRFKGTDGAEKAAEKAKPAKAEEAKGKAVKAEEALEEGPPKYTKSILKKGDKTNFPKKGDTVHCWYTGKLQDGTVFDTNIQSSSKKKKAAKPLSFKVGVGKVIRGWDEALLTMSKGEKAQLEIEPEWAYGKKGQPDAKIPPNAKLFFEVELVDIE, from the exons atggcggcggccgcgggcCCGGCGCAGCCCTGGAGCGCTGAGGAGCTGCGGAGCGAGGCGCTGGCCAAGAAAGAAATCATCAAATTCCTGCAGGAGCACGCGGCGCAGGCG TTCCTGGCGGAGCACAAGCTGCTGGGGCAGGTGAAGAACGTGGCCAAGACGGCGAACAAGGAGCAGCTGATCGCGGCTTACACTCAGCTCTTCCACACGCAG CGATTCAAGGGCACGGACGGAGCCGAGAAGGCGGCGGAGAAGGCGAAGCCGGCCAAGGCGGAGGAGGCCAAGGGGAAGGCGGTGAAGGCTGAGGAGGCTCTGGAGGAG GGGCCACCGAAGTAcacaaaatccattttaaagaAGGGGGATAAAACCAACTTCCCCAAGAAAGGAGACACTGTCCACTGCTGGTACACGGGAAAGCTGCAGGATGGGACAGTCTTCGACACCAATATTCAGTCAA gttcaaagaagaaaaaagcagccAAGCCCTTGAGTTTCAAAGTTGGTGTAGGAAAAGTGATCCGAGGC TGGGACGAGGCCCTGCTGACCATGAGCAAAGGAGAGAAGGCCCAGCTGGAGATCGAGCCCGAGTGGGCCTATGGCAAGAAGGGACAGCCTGATGCCAA GATCCCACCGAACGCAAAACTCTTCTTTGAAGTGGAGCTGGTGGATATTGAATGA